One genomic window of Planctomycetota bacterium includes the following:
- a CDS encoding excinuclease ABC subunit UvrA: MRRTIEVRGARTHNLKGVDVSIPHRRLTVVTGVSGSGKSSLAFDTLYAEGQMRYVESLSAYSRQFLEQMQRPPVDSITGLPPAIALEQRNTVKNARSTVGTATEIADYLRLLFASVGETSCPECGLKVEKHTIPGAVDACLMLPGGSRLLVVAPVACTAPAVLPPATAKFAQANEDGFNPPFDHAQGPEALEGQSAIRNPQYISPRPWESLRRELERQGFHRLWIGGRIVEISDADLASSFTPHSALRTPHSEIEVVIDRLVLADAPAESRSRLAEALETAFKAGAGRAAVLVMDAAGAERGRLPFDVRFNCARCGRVFPDPEPQLFSFNSAVGACPTCQGFGRTSDLDPDKIVPDARKSIDSGAIACWQTPAYKQLHKECRRACHRQGVRTDVPYVDLSEADKRFIWDGDGDWIGVRGFFDWLETKRYKVHVRVMIARYRGYYTCPTCGGRRLRPEALNVRVGRKTIADLALEPVKDLRAWFDALGLGAQDEEKAAVLLREIRSRLTYLDDVGLAYLTLDRQTRSLSGGESQRINLASALGSSLTNTLYVLDEPTVGLHARDTHRLLGILRGLIAKGNTVVVVEHDPEMIGAAEHLVDLGPGAGEAGGEVIFEGPYSGLAACEASETARQLATHAGRAMSPYGRRPKGWIALSGAREHNLKNLSVRFPLGLLACVTGVSGSGKTTLVHHCLYGQFMHARGRPVDDVGRCDALEGIDEIDDIVLVDQSPIGLSTRSNPITYVKAYTAIRSLLAQTPKARVGGVTAANFSFNVAGGRCEVCKGVGAVTHDMYFMADVTVVCQECGGKRFKKKVLDVRWEGKNIDDILAMTVQEARAHFREHKELVARLQPLADVGLGYLRLGQSTASLSGGEAQRLKLASYLAAPKKGRQHLFIFDEPTTGLHLADIQVLLKTFHRLVHAGHSL, encoded by the coding sequence ATGCGGCGAACTATCGAAGTCAGAGGCGCTCGGACGCATAACCTCAAGGGCGTCGACGTCTCCATCCCCCACCGGCGCCTCACGGTCGTGACGGGCGTCTCCGGGAGCGGCAAATCGAGCCTCGCTTTCGACACCCTCTATGCCGAGGGACAGATGCGGTACGTCGAATCGCTCTCGGCCTACTCGCGGCAGTTCCTCGAGCAGATGCAGCGGCCGCCGGTGGATTCCATCACGGGCCTGCCGCCGGCCATCGCCCTGGAACAGAGAAACACGGTCAAGAACGCCCGCTCGACGGTGGGGACGGCGACGGAGATCGCGGATTACCTGCGTCTCTTGTTTGCGAGCGTCGGCGAAACGAGTTGCCCGGAGTGCGGCCTCAAGGTCGAGAAACACACAATCCCCGGGGCGGTGGACGCTTGCCTCATGCTGCCGGGCGGTTCGCGGCTCCTGGTGGTGGCGCCCGTCGCGTGCACCGCGCCTGCCGTTTTGCCGCCTGCCACGGCGAAGTTCGCGCAAGCGAACGAAGACGGTTTCAATCCGCCCTTCGACCATGCTCAGGGCCCTGAGGCTCTCGAAGGGCAATCCGCAATCCGAAATCCGCAATACATCTCCCCCCGCCCGTGGGAATCCTTGAGGCGCGAACTCGAGCGCCAGGGATTTCACCGCCTCTGGATCGGTGGACGGATCGTCGAGATCTCCGACGCCGATCTTGCTTCGTCTTTCACTCCGCACTCCGCACTCCGCACTCCGCACTCCGAGATTGAGGTCGTCATCGACCGGCTGGTGCTTGCCGACGCGCCGGCCGAGAGCCGGAGCCGGCTGGCCGAGGCCCTCGAGACCGCGTTCAAGGCCGGCGCCGGGCGGGCGGCCGTCCTGGTGATGGACGCGGCCGGGGCCGAACGCGGGCGCCTGCCGTTCGACGTCCGTTTCAACTGCGCCCGGTGCGGCCGGGTGTTCCCCGACCCGGAGCCGCAACTCTTCTCGTTCAACAGTGCCGTCGGCGCGTGCCCGACCTGCCAGGGCTTCGGGCGGACGAGCGACCTCGACCCGGACAAGATCGTCCCGGACGCGCGCAAATCGATCGACTCTGGGGCGATCGCCTGCTGGCAGACGCCCGCCTACAAGCAGTTGCACAAGGAGTGCCGGCGGGCCTGCCATCGCCAAGGGGTCCGGACCGACGTCCCCTACGTGGACCTCTCGGAGGCGGACAAGCGATTCATCTGGGACGGCGACGGGGACTGGATCGGCGTCCGGGGCTTCTTCGACTGGCTCGAGACGAAGCGCTACAAGGTCCACGTCCGCGTGATGATCGCGCGGTATCGCGGCTACTACACGTGCCCGACGTGCGGGGGTCGGCGTCTGCGGCCGGAGGCCCTGAACGTCCGCGTCGGCCGTAAGACGATCGCCGACCTCGCGCTTGAGCCGGTGAAAGACCTGCGGGCGTGGTTCGACGCGCTCGGACTCGGCGCCCAGGATGAGGAGAAGGCGGCGGTGCTGCTCAGGGAAATCCGCAGCCGACTCACGTATCTCGACGACGTGGGCCTGGCGTACCTGACGCTCGACCGCCAGACGCGCTCGCTCTCGGGCGGCGAATCGCAGCGGATCAACCTGGCGTCCGCCCTCGGCTCCAGCCTGACGAACACCCTTTACGTGCTGGACGAACCGACCGTCGGCCTCCACGCCCGCGACACGCACCGCCTGCTTGGCATCCTCAGGGGCCTCATCGCCAAGGGCAACACCGTCGTCGTCGTCGAGCACGACCCGGAGATGATTGGGGCGGCCGAGCACCTCGTGGACTTGGGACCCGGCGCGGGCGAAGCGGGCGGCGAAGTCATCTTCGAGGGCCCCTACTCTGGCCTGGCCGCGTGCGAGGCGTCGGAGACGGCCCGGCAACTGGCGACCCACGCCGGCCGCGCCATGTCGCCCTACGGGCGCCGGCCCAAGGGATGGATCGCCCTCTCGGGGGCGAGGGAACACAACCTGAAGAACCTCTCGGTGCGGTTCCCGCTTGGGCTCCTGGCGTGCGTGACGGGCGTCTCGGGCAGCGGCAAGACGACGCTCGTCCACCATTGCCTGTACGGGCAATTCATGCACGCGCGCGGCCGGCCGGTGGACGACGTCGGCCGGTGCGACGCCCTCGAGGGCATCGACGAAATCGACGACATCGTCCTGGTGGACCAAAGCCCGATCGGCCTCAGCACCAGATCGAATCCTATCACATATGTTAAGGCGTACACGGCGATCCGGAGCCTCCTGGCCCAGACGCCGAAGGCCCGCGTCGGCGGCGTCACGGCGGCAAACTTCTCGTTCAACGTCGCCGGCGGCCGATGCGAGGTCTGCAAGGGCGTCGGCGCCGTCACCCACGACATGTACTTCATGGCCGACGTGACGGTCGTCTGCCAGGAATGCGGCGGCAAACGATTCAAGAAAAAGGTCCTCGACGTCCGCTGGGAAGGAAAGAACATCGACGACATCCTCGCCATGACCGTCCAGGAGGCAAGGGCCCACTTCCGCGAGCACAAGGAACTCGTGGCGCGGCTCCAGCCGCTCGCCGACGTCGGGCTGGGGTACCTCAGGCTCGGTCAGAGCACGGCCTCGCTGTCGGGCGGCGAGGCCCAGAGGCTGAAACTGGCGTCCTACCTCGCCGCGCCGAAAAAAGGCCGGCAACATCTTTTCATCTTCGACGAGCCGACGACCGGCCTCCACCTGGCCGACATCCAGGTCCTGCTGAAAACCTTCCACCGCCTCGTCCACGCGGGGCACTCGCTC